The DNA sequence AACTGGATGGACATCCGAAGCGACCGCCAAAAAGGAATGAGCTACACAGAGATCGCCCGCAAGTACAACATAGACCCACGCACAGCAAAACGATATGCCCAGGCCGACACAAAACCGGTGTACAGCCTGACAGATCCCAAGCCATCAAAACTGGATCCATACAAAGAACAGATTGACGTGTGGCTGGAAGAAGCGCCGTATTCGGCGCTGCGGATACTGGAGAAGATCAAGGAAATGGGATTTCCGGGAGAATACTCCATCGTGAAGCACTACGTGCGAGGGAAAAAAGGACAGTTGGATGAGAAAGCAACGGTGCGGTTTGAGACGATGCCGGGGCTACAAGGCCAGGTGGACTGGGCATTCTTTGAAGATCATGTTGTGCTGGAAGATGGGAAACAGAAGAAGCTGTACTGCTTCCTGATGGTGCTGGGATACTCCCGGATGCGGTACATAGAATTTGTGACGGACATGAGCACCAACACGCTGATCCGCTGCCACCAGAACGCATTTCGGTACTTTCACGGCTACCCGGAGGAGATACTGTACGACAACATGAAGCAGGTGGTCGTCAAGCGTCTGCTCCGGCAGGAGGACAGCACGCTCAACCGACAATTTGAGGATTTTGCTGGATTCTACGGGTTCAAGCCGGTATTGTGCCGACCCTACCGGGGCCAGACAAAGGGCAAGGTGGAGCGGACAGTGGCGTTTGTTCGGGATAATTTCATGGTGGGAATCCGGTACAATTCGCTTGACGACCTAAACGGACAGGCCGTGGCATGGTGCAACAAGGTCAATGGGAAAGTGCACGCCACCACAAATGAGATTCCATTTGAGAGGCTAAAAAAAGAGGGCCTCAGCCCCCTTTCCAGAGAATATATCATCGACAAAATCAACCTGCGCCGGGTACAAAAAGACTGCCTCATCTCGTATGCCGGCAATCAGTATTCTGTACCAGCAGAATACGTCGGCAGAGATGTGGCAGTCGTAGCCCTGGACAACATGCTTGCCGCCTACTACGAAGGAAAGCAAATCGCCCTGCACCGCATATCGTACCAGAAAAAAGATATGGTAGTCAATGCCCAACATTACCGAAGATTAACCCTTAAGCAATCATTTGACATCGAAAACACCTTGCTGGACGGCGACAATGTCATTGATTTTCCTATCCGGCCGCCAAGTCTGTCCGCATACGATGAAGTAGCGGAGGTGGCGCAGTATGAGTGAAGTTTTGTACGAGCGACTCAAAGAAAACCTGGAATCCCTCAAAATGCGCAATACCCTGGAGATCATCGACAACTACCTGGAACGAGCTATCAAGGATGAACTCAACATTGTGGATGTCCTCGATCATATCTTCACCGAAGAGGCTAGGAGCAAGCGTCAGAGAGCTTACGAGAAGCAGATTCAGATGTCCGGCTTCCCCATCAAGAAGACCTTGGAGGACTTTGATTTCTCTTTTCAACCCTCCATCGACAAGCGCCAGATCGACGAGCTTTCTACCATGCGGTTCGTGGAGAATGCTGAGAATGTAGTGTTTTTGGGGCCACCTGGCGTTGGCAAAACCCATCTGGCCAATGCGCTGGGTATGGTTGCCGCCAAAAACCGCTACTCCACCTACTACATCAACTGCCATACCCTCATTGAGCAGCTGAAGAAAAGCCACTACGAGAATCGGCTACCAGACAAACTCCGCACCCTCATCCGTTACAAGGTGCTCATCATCGACGAAATTGGGTATTTGCCCATGGATATTCAAGGCGCTAACTTGTTCTTTCAACTCATTGCCAAAAGATACGAGAAAGCCTCTACCATCTTTACCTCAAACAAGACTTTTTCCCAGTGGAATGAAGTTTTTGCCGATGTTACCATTGCTTCCGCTATCCTCGACAGAGTGCTTCACCACTGTACCGTCATCAACATCAAGGGCGAAAGTTATCGCCTGAAAGAGCGCAAAGAGTACATGAAGCAAAAGCAGCAAATCGTCAATACCTTGTTTGAGCAGAACGCTCAGTAATCTAACTTTATACCCGACATTCCTCCCGCCGAAAACCTACAAAATTTATTCGGCGTTTTATTGCAAATTTAAACCGCCGTTGACATTGCTTACTGCCAAAGCCACCGGTACAGAAATACAGCTGATGCTCTGCACTGCGATGGGCTTCAGGCAGTACGGCTGCACTCAGTACAACCACCTTTCCCTCCAGTGATATGTCATATCCGGTCTGCCGGCAGTCCTGCGAAGCTAAAAGCTTTTTTTCTTCCACGAATTAATTCTCCTTCCTTTGCTTAAGCAGCTCCGTTAAATCGGTGATAAGACTTAGCTGCGTGTCATCCGGCATACGCTTGATAGCAGCGCGAACATAAGCCTCCACCGCTTCGGGGGATTGGTCTCCCACCTCAATAAGCTCCACCTTTTGTATGCTTACTGCACCCTGACGGACATTCAGCTTTACGATATCGCCGTAGTCCAATCCGGATGCTGAGCGCATGTCCTTGGGAATCAGCACTCTGCCCTTACTGTCGATAATGCGGTATGTGTTTTTTGCGTTCATACAAAGTAACCCTCCTTTTCCATAACCTCCCGAACGGTATCGGGGTGAATACCAAGCTCTTGAAAGAGCCCAGTCAGCTCCTCTGGCAGCTGATTTAAAATATCTGAGGCAAAAATGACAATGGCGCCGTCCCCACAGATGATTTCCAGAGCACTGTCGGCAGGAATTCCCGCATCCTCCAGCAGTTCTTCCGGCAGATTCAAACTGTTCTCGTCATCTGATTTATCCTCATCCTCCGGTGCATCCGACAAAGCACACAATGGTACGGCAACCTCGATGCCGGATTGGGTAAGCAAAAGCAGAGGGGCTGATTGCTCCCCCTGGGATGCAAGAATAACATCGACCTGTTCACCGGGTGTCAGCCCTGCAGGAATTGCAGGAAACGTCAGAAGTCCATGGGAATCGACGACCGCTTTTGTTTTCATAATTTTCATAGAATATTTCCTCCTTCATTAATATCCCTTGCGGGAGTTGGGTTATTGGTCAAAGAAAAGACCGGTGTCAAAAAGATTGAGCTGTGATGGCATATCCAGCAACCTTTCACCGGTATCATAGTTGGAAATCAGTACCTCAGCGTACTCACTTCCATTGTCATAGCGCTGCGCCAGATTATTGAGACGGCTGACCGATTCGATCTGGAAGTCTTTATACAACTCCCTGATGAATTCGCAGTCGTTATAGCTGACCAGAAATTTACCCTTGCAGGCTGTCAGCGTGTCCCGTAAGCGATAATGATCCTCCTTTCTGAATTCAACAGCATAATGTCCTTCTGTCTGGTAATAGGGAGGATCGCAATAAATGAAAGCATTCTCTCTGTCGTACTGTCGGATGAGGTCTTCAAAGTCCTTGTTCT is a window from the Oscillospiraceae bacterium MB08-C2-2 genome containing:
- the istA gene encoding IS21 family transposase is translated as MDIRSDRQKGMSYTEIARKYNIDPRTAKRYAQADTKPVYSLTDPKPSKLDPYKEQIDVWLEEAPYSALRILEKIKEMGFPGEYSIVKHYVRGKKGQLDEKATVRFETMPGLQGQVDWAFFEDHVVLEDGKQKKLYCFLMVLGYSRMRYIEFVTDMSTNTLIRCHQNAFRYFHGYPEEILYDNMKQVVVKRLLRQEDSTLNRQFEDFAGFYGFKPVLCRPYRGQTKGKVERTVAFVRDNFMVGIRYNSLDDLNGQAVAWCNKVNGKVHATTNEIPFERLKKEGLSPLSREYIIDKINLRRVQKDCLISYAGNQYSVPAEYVGRDVAVVALDNMLAAYYEGKQIALHRISYQKKDMVVNAQHYRRLTLKQSFDIENTLLDGDNVIDFPIRPPSLSAYDEVAEVAQYE
- the istB gene encoding IS21-like element helper ATPase IstB; amino-acid sequence: MSEVLYERLKENLESLKMRNTLEIIDNYLERAIKDELNIVDVLDHIFTEEARSKRQRAYEKQIQMSGFPIKKTLEDFDFSFQPSIDKRQIDELSTMRFVENAENVVFLGPPGVGKTHLANALGMVAAKNRYSTYYINCHTLIEQLKKSHYENRLPDKLRTLIRYKVLIIDEIGYLPMDIQGANLFFQLIAKRYEKASTIFTSNKTFSQWNEVFADVTIASAILDRVLHHCTVINIKGESYRLKERKEYMKQKQQIVNTLFEQNAQ
- a CDS encoding AbrB/MazE/SpoVT family DNA-binding domain-containing protein translates to MNAKNTYRIIDSKGRVLIPKDMRSASGLDYGDIVKLNVRQGAVSIQKVELIEVGDQSPEAVEAYVRAAIKRMPDDTQLSLITDLTELLKQRKEN